Proteins from one Nakamurella multipartita DSM 44233 genomic window:
- a CDS encoding IS481 family transposase — protein MAHRNAPLTPEGRRRLCQRVDAGRPICHVAAEAGVARQTLAKWHARWKADGPAGLQDRSSRPVSSPGQVDAQVEDVVEYLRRHLKLGPVMLAAELREFGITLAPSTIHRVLVRRGISRLRDLDVTGHQLREPVRRYEWAAPGDLIHVDVKKIGRIPDGGGWRIHGRGNDAHRASQRGQRPGYAFLHTAIDDRSRLAYTEELADEKSVTAAGFWARAVEFFAAHGIERIHRVLTDNGSCYRGKDFNTALGATVHKYTRPYRPQTNGKVERYHRTLAREWAYRQAWSCNDERAAALAGFVHRYNYHRPHTALKGKPPAYRTPAVTNLSGLNR, from the coding sequence GTGGCCCACCGTAACGCCCCGCTGACCCCCGAGGGACGCCGACGCCTGTGCCAGCGCGTCGATGCCGGTCGGCCGATCTGTCACGTCGCCGCCGAGGCCGGCGTGGCCCGGCAAACCCTGGCCAAGTGGCACGCCCGCTGGAAGGCCGACGGTCCGGCCGGCCTGCAGGACCGCTCGTCGCGCCCGGTGTCCTCACCCGGCCAGGTCGACGCCCAGGTCGAGGACGTCGTGGAGTATCTGCGGCGGCACCTCAAGCTCGGTCCGGTGATGCTGGCCGCGGAGCTGCGCGAGTTCGGGATCACGCTGGCGCCGTCGACGATCCACCGGGTCCTGGTGCGCCGGGGCATCTCTCGCCTGCGGGACCTGGACGTCACCGGCCATCAGCTGCGGGAACCGGTCCGCCGGTACGAGTGGGCCGCGCCCGGTGACCTGATCCACGTCGATGTGAAGAAGATCGGCCGCATCCCCGACGGCGGCGGCTGGCGGATCCACGGCCGGGGCAACGACGCCCACCGAGCCTCCCAGCGGGGTCAGCGACCCGGGTACGCGTTCCTGCACACCGCGATCGATGACCGGTCCCGGCTGGCCTACACCGAAGAACTGGCCGACGAGAAGTCCGTGACCGCGGCCGGTTTCTGGGCCCGCGCGGTCGAGTTCTTCGCCGCGCACGGCATCGAGAGGATCCACCGGGTGCTGACCGACAACGGTTCCTGCTACCGCGGCAAGGACTTCAACACCGCGCTGGGGGCCACGGTCCACAAGTACACCCGACCGTACCGACCGCAGACCAACGGAAAGGTCGAGCGGTACCACCGGACCCTGGCCCGGGAATGGGCCTACCGCCAGGCCTGGTCCTGCAACGACGAACGAGCCGCCGCCCTGGCCGGGTTCGTGCACCGCTACAACTACCATCGGCCGCACACCGCGCTGAAGGGCAAACCGCCCGCCTACCGCACGCCAGCCGTTACCAACCTGTCCGGGCTCAACAGGTAG
- a CDS encoding alpha/beta hydrolase family protein: protein MALYDTRYNETIAADDGRLLRATWFPARDPRGAVLLVPAMATPASFYRPLAAWLAESGFLTLTFDYRGTGGRAELRAERGDILRWAGDAASALEALVERADGLPVTWLGHSLGAQILPFAHHGLIDQVIAVASGNGYWRHNVPAVRRRAPVFWRTVVPAAIATAGYFPGRRLGIIGDVPATVMRQWGRWCLSPGYFEVDVPRIRDRAARVTTPMTSIWFTDDELVTATAIDTLDALFAGTPVEQLRLDPAGFGLTRVGHHGFFREPNRELWASVLAPRLAALPILDLDPASDRDPGWAGDGLRTASVADPRPAVPAAAGTPCGPAPRHSR from the coding sequence ATGGCTCTCTATGACACTCGTTATAACGAGACGATCGCCGCCGACGACGGCCGGTTGCTGCGCGCGACCTGGTTCCCCGCCCGCGACCCCCGCGGTGCGGTCCTGCTGGTCCCGGCCATGGCCACCCCGGCCTCGTTCTACCGGCCGCTGGCCGCCTGGCTCGCCGAGTCCGGGTTCCTGACCCTGACGTTCGACTACCGCGGCACCGGCGGGCGGGCCGAGCTGCGAGCCGAGCGGGGCGACATCCTGCGCTGGGCGGGCGATGCCGCCAGCGCGCTGGAGGCCCTGGTGGAGCGGGCCGACGGGTTGCCCGTCACCTGGCTCGGGCACAGCCTGGGCGCCCAGATCCTGCCGTTCGCCCATCACGGGCTGATCGACCAGGTCATCGCGGTGGCCAGCGGCAACGGCTACTGGCGGCACAACGTGCCGGCCGTCCGCCGGCGCGCCCCGGTGTTCTGGCGGACCGTGGTCCCGGCGGCCATCGCGACCGCCGGCTACTTCCCCGGTCGCCGTCTCGGGATCATCGGCGACGTGCCGGCCACGGTCATGCGCCAGTGGGGCCGGTGGTGCCTGTCCCCCGGGTACTTCGAGGTCGACGTGCCCCGGATCCGTGACCGGGCCGCCCGGGTGACCACCCCGATGACCAGCATCTGGTTCACCGACGACGAGTTGGTGACGGCGACCGCGATCGACACCCTGGACGCGCTGTTCGCCGGCACCCCGGTCGAGCAGCTGCGCCTGGACCCGGCCGGGTTCGGCCTGACCCGGGTGGGGCACCACGGATTCTTCCGGGAGCCGAACCGGGAGCTGTGGGCCTCGGTGCTGGCGCCCCGGCTGGCCGCGTTGCCGATCCTGGACCTGGACCCGGCCTCGGATCGGGACCCGGGCTGGGCCGGCGACGGGCTCAGAACAGCGTCGGTCGCCGATCCCCGGCCGGCTGTTCCAGCTGCAGCAGGAACGCCTTGCGGGCCAGCCCCCCGGCATAGCCGGTGA
- a CDS encoding hemerythrin domain-containing protein: MPTSCPPVPQIRLPGQAAAPAGPCDLTPMYLMHHAFRRDLRRFGAAVATTAVDERDTWRALQGRWRRFARILHHHHAGEDELLWPLLLSRVDAAGDPDGRAVLLAMEAEHAEIDPLLAGCATGLDRLAAGAGEDTRAALAVRVAATAERLGHHLGHEESAAMTLLQAHVTPAEWHGMDAGFAAHYSARDKLFAVSWVLDGLPPDVRRSVLRTFPGLLALAWRVALRPAHARRERRIFGSGSAR, from the coding sequence ATGCCCACGTCCTGCCCGCCCGTTCCCCAGATCCGGCTCCCGGGTCAGGCCGCCGCGCCCGCCGGTCCGTGCGACCTGACCCCGATGTACCTGATGCACCATGCGTTTCGCCGCGACCTGCGCCGGTTCGGGGCCGCGGTGGCGACGACGGCGGTGGACGAGCGCGACACCTGGCGCGCGCTGCAGGGCCGTTGGCGCCGGTTCGCCCGCATCCTGCACCACCATCACGCCGGTGAGGATGAGCTCCTGTGGCCGCTGCTCCTGTCCCGTGTCGACGCCGCCGGCGACCCGGATGGTCGGGCCGTGCTGCTGGCCATGGAGGCCGAGCATGCGGAGATCGATCCGCTGCTGGCCGGCTGCGCCACCGGGCTCGATCGGCTGGCCGCCGGGGCGGGTGAGGACACCCGGGCAGCGTTGGCGGTGCGGGTGGCCGCCACCGCCGAGCGCCTCGGACATCATCTGGGCCATGAGGAGTCGGCGGCCATGACGCTGCTCCAGGCGCACGTGACGCCGGCGGAATGGCACGGGATGGACGCCGGCTTCGCCGCGCACTATTCGGCGCGGGACAAGCTCTTCGCCGTGTCCTGGGTCCTCGACGGGTTGCCGCCGGACGTCCGGCGTTCCGTCCTGCGCACGTTTCCCGGCCTGCTCGCGCTGGCCTGGCGGGTGGCGCTGCGGCCCGCCCACGCGCGCCGCGAACGGCGCATCTTCGGCTCCGGATCGGCTCGGTGA
- a CDS encoding sugar phosphate isomerase/epimerase family protein, whose translation MADLAGAAGGGYELVASFFTLTGSGFGQPPRHSFTARCEAAADAGFTGIGLHVDDLPRTVAAGLDVPGMQAVLARTGLRVVEIEFLGGWARPDSDPAELDALVNRIEAVADAFGGRHVSTGEFGGPAESGGPLDLDAAAARLDALARRLAERDLLLAVEGFPWSVLAGAGTVPDLLSRTASANVGQLVDIWHYLNNGGDPVTLTGPIVAVQLNDGPRVHDDFLTHARAARWLPGEGELDVVGLVRAVLRTGFTGPWCVEVNTPEFRSLPIEQAAAQAARAARAVLTAAGAPPAVPAPSSDGPTRPAPVSRENA comes from the coding sequence GTGGCTGACCTCGCCGGGGCCGCCGGCGGCGGGTACGAGCTGGTCGCCAGCTTCTTCACGCTGACCGGGTCCGGCTTCGGGCAGCCGCCGCGCCACTCGTTCACCGCGCGTTGCGAGGCGGCGGCCGACGCCGGCTTCACCGGGATCGGGCTGCACGTCGACGACCTGCCGCGGACCGTGGCGGCGGGCCTGGACGTGCCCGGGATGCAGGCCGTGTTGGCCCGGACCGGGCTTCGCGTGGTGGAGATCGAGTTCCTGGGCGGATGGGCCCGGCCGGATTCCGATCCGGCCGAGCTGGACGCGCTGGTGAACCGGATCGAGGCGGTGGCCGACGCGTTCGGTGGCCGCCACGTCAGCACCGGCGAGTTCGGCGGACCGGCCGAGTCGGGTGGGCCACTCGACCTCGATGCGGCCGCGGCCCGGCTCGATGCGCTGGCCCGCCGGCTGGCCGAGCGGGATCTGCTGCTCGCCGTCGAGGGCTTCCCTTGGTCGGTGCTGGCCGGGGCCGGCACCGTCCCGGACCTGCTCAGCCGGACGGCCTCGGCGAACGTGGGTCAGCTCGTCGACATCTGGCACTACCTCAACAACGGAGGAGACCCGGTGACGCTGACCGGTCCGATCGTCGCCGTTCAGCTCAACGACGGTCCAAGGGTGCACGACGATTTCCTGACCCACGCCCGGGCCGCTCGCTGGTTGCCGGGCGAGGGGGAGCTCGACGTCGTCGGGCTGGTCCGGGCGGTGCTGCGCACCGGATTCACCGGGCCCTGGTGCGTGGAGGTCAACACCCCCGAGTTCCGCAGCCTGCCCATCGAGCAGGCGGCCGCGCAGGCCGCCCGGGCGGCCCGCGCCGTCCTGACCGCTGCCGGCGCCCCGCCGGCGGTTCCGGCACCATCATCGGACGGTCCCACCCGTCCCGCACCGGTATCCAGGGAGAACGCATGA
- a CDS encoding ABC transporter ATP-binding protein yields MTHAASDSGGLAVADGPALVPVARAVDLHKVYGSGDTQVAALDGVSVEFWPGQFTAIMGPSGSGKSTLMHCLAALDSASSGSVFVGDAELTRLGDKELTRIRRDRIGFVFQAFNLVPTLTALENITLPIDIAGRKPNQAWLDTVIDTVGLRNRLDHKPSQLSGGQQQRVACARALAGRPDIVFADEPTGNLDSVAGAEVLGFLRRSVSEFGQTVVMVTHDPNAAGYADRVLFLADGRIVDEMAQPTADRVLDRMKHFDAPAARPKG; encoded by the coding sequence ATGACTCACGCCGCATCGGATTCCGGCGGCCTGGCCGTCGCGGACGGGCCGGCGCTCGTCCCGGTCGCGCGGGCGGTCGACCTGCACAAGGTGTACGGATCCGGCGACACCCAGGTGGCCGCCCTGGACGGGGTGTCCGTCGAGTTCTGGCCGGGCCAGTTCACCGCGATCATGGGCCCGTCCGGGTCGGGCAAATCGACGCTGATGCACTGCCTGGCCGCGCTGGACAGTGCCTCGTCCGGCTCGGTGTTCGTCGGTGACGCCGAGCTGACCCGGCTGGGGGACAAGGAGCTGACCCGGATCCGACGGGACCGGATCGGCTTCGTGTTCCAGGCCTTCAACCTGGTGCCGACGCTCACCGCGCTGGAGAACATCACACTGCCGATCGACATCGCGGGGCGCAAGCCCAACCAGGCCTGGCTGGACACCGTGATCGACACCGTCGGTCTGCGGAACCGGTTGGACCACAAGCCCAGTCAGCTTTCTGGCGGGCAGCAGCAGCGGGTCGCATGCGCTCGCGCGCTGGCCGGCCGGCCGGACATCGTGTTCGCCGACGAACCGACCGGCAATCTCGACTCCGTCGCCGGCGCCGAGGTTCTGGGCTTCCTGCGGCGCTCGGTCAGCGAGTTCGGGCAGACCGTCGTGATGGTCACCCACGATCCCAACGCCGCCGGATACGCCGACCGGGTGCTGTTCCTGGCCGACGGCCGGATCGTCGACGAGATGGCGCAGCCGACCGCCGACCGGGTGCTGGACCGGATGAAGCACTTCGACGCGCCCGCCGCGCGGCCGAAGGGCTGA
- a CDS encoding LysR family transcriptional regulator, which translates to MAENDRMEPGLPDVKLLTLFDVLYRTRSVTRAAEQLGLSQPTASIWLGRLRDQLGDPLFVRTPAGMSPTPRADTLIVPGREILESLRRFAHWDTSFEPETTERQFRICMTDASHITLLPTLLVELRRQAPRARLVATGIDKRTEQALQSGEADLAIGFAPWLGPGIRRQELYAQDWVCLASRRHPRIQSPLTLADYLAADHVAVPSGTGSNLLDEALAQERTTRRVVLELPGFLGLGVVIGRTDLLVTVPRHIGETLARASGLTVHPCPLPVEGFTVGQHWHPRYHEDPGNRWLRNLVARLFLADRPTPAPGPAQQSS; encoded by the coding sequence ATGGCCGAGAATGACCGGATGGAACCCGGCCTGCCCGACGTCAAGCTGCTGACCCTGTTCGACGTGCTCTACCGCACCCGCAGCGTGACCCGGGCGGCCGAGCAGCTCGGCCTGAGCCAGCCGACGGCCAGCATCTGGCTGGGCCGGCTGCGCGACCAGCTGGGCGACCCGCTGTTCGTCCGCACCCCGGCGGGCATGTCCCCCACCCCCCGGGCGGACACCTTGATCGTGCCGGGCCGGGAGATCCTCGAGTCGCTGCGCCGATTTGCGCACTGGGACACCAGCTTCGAGCCGGAGACCACCGAGCGCCAGTTCCGGATCTGCATGACCGACGCCAGCCACATCACGCTGCTGCCGACGCTGCTGGTCGAGCTGCGCCGGCAGGCCCCGCGGGCCCGCCTGGTCGCCACCGGTATCGACAAGCGCACCGAGCAGGCCCTGCAGTCCGGCGAGGCGGACCTGGCCATCGGGTTCGCCCCCTGGCTCGGCCCCGGCATCCGGCGCCAGGAGTTGTACGCGCAGGACTGGGTCTGCCTGGCCAGCCGCCGGCACCCGCGGATCCAATCGCCGCTGACCCTGGCCGACTACCTGGCGGCCGACCACGTGGCCGTCCCGTCGGGCACCGGCAGCAACCTGCTGGACGAGGCCCTGGCCCAGGAACGGACCACCCGCCGCGTCGTGCTGGAGCTGCCCGGGTTCCTGGGCCTGGGGGTCGTCATCGGCCGCACCGATCTGCTGGTCACCGTCCCCCGGCACATCGGCGAAACGCTGGCCCGGGCCAGCGGGCTGACCGTTCACCCGTGCCCGCTGCCGGTCGAGGGATTCACCGTCGGGCAGCATTGGCATCCCCGCTACCACGAGGACCCCGGCAACCGGTGGCTGCGCAACCTGGTCGCGCGGCTGTTCCTGGCCGACCGCCCCACCCCGGCGCCCGGCCCCGCCCAGCAGAGCAGTTGA
- a CDS encoding methylated-DNA--[protein]-cysteine S-methyltransferase has translation MYAVVDTPVGELTLVGGPGGENVLAAIYFPDHARRPDAAGFGPRDDDAFPTARDQLAEYFAGVRTSFDLELAPRGNEFQRKVWQLLTTIPYGQTRTYGQLAAQLGDPGLARAVGAANGRNPLSIVVPCHRVVGHDGSLTGYAGGLARKAFLLQLEQPAGDRRPTLF, from the coding sequence ATGTACGCCGTTGTCGACACCCCGGTGGGCGAACTCACCCTGGTCGGCGGCCCCGGCGGCGAGAACGTGCTGGCGGCGATCTACTTCCCCGACCACGCCCGCCGGCCCGACGCGGCCGGTTTCGGGCCCCGCGACGACGACGCGTTCCCGACCGCCCGGGACCAGCTGGCCGAGTACTTCGCCGGCGTCCGGACCTCCTTCGACCTGGAGCTGGCCCCCCGGGGCAACGAGTTCCAGCGCAAGGTGTGGCAGTTGCTGACCACCATCCCGTACGGCCAGACCCGCACCTACGGCCAGCTGGCCGCGCAGCTGGGCGATCCCGGTCTGGCCCGGGCGGTCGGGGCGGCCAATGGCCGCAACCCCCTGTCCATCGTGGTGCCCTGCCACCGGGTGGTCGGTCACGACGGGTCGCTCACCGGCTATGCCGGGGGGCTGGCCCGCAAGGCGTTCCTGCTGCAGCTGGAACAGCCGGCCGGGGATCGGCGACCGACGCTGTTCTGA
- a CDS encoding TetR/AcrR family transcriptional regulator — MANDTRARMVTGAARMISRRGVDAMSLRELAEQEGVPLGSTYHFFPGGKAALVDEAVNYVGDQVAGSIAATQGKGTEHIVRWVLFAWRRILLRSDFQAGCPVLAAAVAKDERHRATARAVFDRWTTGLIEVLVDDGVPADRAPAVARTVIASLEGAVGLARAFGEIGPLDDVQGELIALVRAAVESGAGAPDRG, encoded by the coding sequence ATGGCCAACGACACGCGAGCGCGCATGGTGACCGGGGCCGCGCGGATGATCAGCCGGCGCGGGGTGGACGCGATGAGCCTGCGCGAGCTGGCCGAGCAGGAGGGGGTTCCGCTCGGATCCACCTATCACTTCTTCCCGGGCGGCAAGGCCGCGCTGGTGGACGAGGCGGTCAACTATGTCGGCGACCAGGTGGCCGGCAGCATCGCCGCCACCCAGGGCAAGGGGACCGAGCACATTGTGCGGTGGGTCCTGTTCGCCTGGCGCCGGATCCTGCTGCGCAGTGACTTCCAGGCGGGCTGCCCGGTGCTGGCCGCGGCGGTGGCCAAGGACGAGCGGCACCGGGCGACCGCTCGGGCGGTGTTCGATCGCTGGACGACCGGACTGATCGAGGTGCTGGTCGACGACGGGGTGCCGGCCGACCGGGCGCCGGCGGTCGCCCGCACCGTGATCGCCTCCTTGGAGGGGGCGGTCGGGCTGGCCCGGGCGTTCGGCGAGATCGGGCCGCTGGACGACGTGCAGGGCGAGCTGATCGCGCTGGTCCGGGCCGCGGTGGAGTCCGGGGCGGGGGCGCCGGACCGGGGCTGA
- a CDS encoding RidA family protein encodes MIVIHTPDAPSHTGPVPQAVEAGGWIYVSALFGAEPHGHAIPADARAEAEQLFANLSAILAAARADLSHVVRVGIVMRDLQRDRPVFNQVWAERFGDHRPARSAIEATDFGRPGENARYLVEVVAFRG; translated from the coding sequence ATGATCGTCATCCATACGCCGGACGCCCCCTCCCACACCGGCCCGGTGCCCCAGGCGGTGGAGGCCGGCGGCTGGATCTACGTTTCGGCCCTGTTCGGCGCCGAGCCGCACGGGCATGCCATCCCGGCCGATGCGCGGGCCGAGGCCGAGCAGCTGTTCGCCAATCTGAGCGCCATCCTGGCCGCCGCCCGGGCCGACCTGAGCCACGTGGTGCGGGTGGGCATCGTCATGCGCGACCTGCAGCGGGACCGGCCGGTCTTCAATCAGGTCTGGGCCGAGCGGTTCGGCGACCACCGGCCCGCCCGCTCCGCCATCGAGGCCACCGATTTCGGCCGGCCGGGGGAGAACGCCCGGTACCTGGTCGAGGTCGTGGCCTTCCGTGGCTGA
- a CDS encoding MIP/aquaporin family protein, producing MATSTPRPSPAQGQLAALEDQFIKMAEDFDDRSQEWRRLFSELLGTFFLVLVAAGGGMMGQAFPDTISRTAAVTAPALMVLGIILFMGKVSGAHLNPAVSIAFALRGDFPWARVPGYIVVQLIGAALAAWFLQAVIGVSAQYGSNYPAAGYSAFLAMVMEAVLTFALVCVILGTASGAQNVGVVGAIGVGGYIALAGLWGSPISGASMNPARTFGPNLVSMDFDSYWVYVAGPLLGAVLAVGVAFVLRGRGGGRSGSAAAQGVLFTEVANPNA from the coding sequence ATGGCCACGTCCACGCCACGGCCCAGCCCGGCCCAGGGGCAACTTGCTGCCCTGGAAGACCAGTTCATCAAGATGGCCGAGGATTTCGACGACCGGTCGCAGGAATGGCGACGTCTGTTCTCCGAACTACTGGGGACGTTCTTCCTGGTTCTGGTGGCCGCCGGCGGCGGGATGATGGGCCAGGCGTTCCCCGACACCATCAGCCGGACCGCCGCGGTGACCGCCCCGGCGCTGATGGTGCTGGGCATCATCCTGTTCATGGGCAAAGTCTCCGGGGCCCACCTCAACCCGGCGGTGAGCATCGCCTTCGCGCTGCGCGGCGACTTCCCCTGGGCGCGGGTGCCCGGGTACATCGTCGTGCAGCTGATCGGCGCCGCGCTGGCCGCCTGGTTCCTGCAGGCGGTGATCGGCGTGTCCGCGCAGTACGGATCGAACTACCCCGCGGCCGGCTATTCGGCGTTCCTGGCCATGGTGATGGAGGCGGTCCTGACCTTCGCCCTGGTCTGCGTCATTCTCGGTACGGCTTCAGGGGCGCAGAATGTCGGCGTGGTCGGGGCCATCGGTGTCGGTGGTTACATCGCCCTGGCCGGCCTGTGGGGCAGTCCCATCTCCGGCGCGTCGATGAACCCGGCCCGCACCTTCGGTCCGAATCTGGTCAGCATGGACTTCGACTCCTACTGGGTGTACGTGGCCGGTCCGCTGCTGGGTGCGGTGCTGGCCGTCGGCGTGGCCTTCGTGCTCCGCGGGCGCGGGGGTGGCCGATCCGGTTCCGCCGCCGCGCAGGGCGTGCTGTTCACCGAGGTGGCCAACCCGAACGCCTGA
- a CDS encoding 2-keto-4-pentenoate hydratase, producing MSTTSITPDEIAQVLLAGERNRTEVAQFSASHPDLDVRTAYAAQRAFVQAKLDAGEQLVGYKLGLTSRNKQRAMGVDCPLYGRVTSSMLATYGDPIPFDRFIHPRVESEIAFLLKQDVTAPATVSSVLAATDVVFGAVDVLDSRYEGFKFTLEDVVADNASAGAFYLGPVARPATELRLDLLGCIVRVDGEVTMTAAGAAVMGHPAAAVAWLANQLALEGESLKAGQLIFSGGVTAPVPVVPGGSVTFEFDGLGVIEVAGA from the coding sequence ATGAGCACCACGAGCATCACCCCCGACGAGATCGCGCAGGTCCTGCTGGCCGGGGAGCGCAACCGCACCGAGGTGGCCCAGTTCAGTGCCAGCCACCCCGATCTCGACGTGCGCACCGCCTACGCCGCCCAGCGGGCCTTCGTGCAGGCCAAGCTGGACGCCGGCGAGCAGCTGGTCGGCTACAAGCTCGGCCTGACCAGCCGCAACAAGCAGCGGGCGATGGGCGTGGACTGCCCGCTGTACGGGCGGGTGACCAGCTCCATGCTCGCGACGTACGGCGACCCCATCCCCTTCGACCGGTTCATCCATCCGCGGGTCGAGTCCGAGATCGCCTTCCTGCTCAAGCAGGACGTGACCGCACCGGCCACGGTGAGCTCGGTGCTGGCCGCCACCGACGTGGTCTTCGGCGCCGTGGACGTGCTGGATTCCCGGTACGAGGGGTTCAAGTTCACCCTGGAGGACGTGGTCGCCGACAACGCGAGCGCGGGCGCCTTCTACCTCGGGCCGGTGGCCCGCCCGGCCACCGAACTGCGGCTGGATCTGCTCGGCTGCATCGTCCGGGTCGACGGCGAGGTGACGATGACGGCGGCCGGTGCCGCGGTGATGGGTCACCCCGCGGCCGCGGTCGCGTGGTTGGCCAATCAGCTGGCGCTGGAGGGCGAATCGCTCAAGGCCGGCCAGTTGATCTTCTCGGGCGGGGTGACCGCGCCGGTCCCGGTGGTGCCCGGTGGCAGCGTGACGTTCGAGTTCGACGGTCTCGGTGTGATCGAGGTGGCCGGCGCCTGA
- a CDS encoding lysophospholipid acyltransferase family protein, with protein MNDPPARRSRPRILDAVHWPRERPVRTIIAFLGIALGAKIVHRVHFERGDHIPATGPAIIVANHISETETLALARLVTGHHRFPHFLTKAEVFSWPVVGWIMRSARQIPVIRGTARAGESLTAAAKTLQRGQVVCLYPEGTRTRQPDLRPGPAKTGAARLALAHPDAPVIPVGLWGPRPGSKQLWRRHAVRLVVGEPVDLSAWAGRDQDPAAVRAATEVIMARILRLTETARGAAFEPLDPGPVDG; from the coding sequence ATGAATGACCCGCCGGCCCGCCGATCGCGCCCCCGGATCCTGGACGCCGTGCACTGGCCCCGGGAGCGGCCGGTCCGCACCATCATCGCCTTCCTGGGCATCGCCCTGGGGGCCAAGATCGTGCACCGGGTGCACTTCGAACGCGGCGACCACATCCCGGCCACCGGTCCGGCGATCATCGTGGCCAACCACATCTCCGAGACCGAGACCCTGGCCCTGGCCCGGCTGGTCACCGGACACCATCGGTTCCCGCACTTCCTGACCAAGGCCGAGGTGTTCAGCTGGCCGGTCGTCGGGTGGATCATGCGCAGCGCCCGGCAGATCCCGGTCATCCGCGGCACCGCCCGGGCCGGCGAGTCCCTCACCGCGGCGGCCAAGACGCTGCAGCGCGGCCAGGTCGTCTGCCTGTACCCGGAGGGCACCCGGACCCGGCAGCCGGACCTGCGACCCGGGCCGGCCAAGACCGGGGCCGCCCGGCTGGCGCTGGCCCATCCGGACGCGCCGGTCATCCCGGTCGGCCTGTGGGGGCCGCGGCCCGGCAGCAAGCAGTTGTGGCGGCGGCATGCGGTCCGGCTGGTCGTCGGTGAACCTGTCGACCTGTCCGCCTGGGCCGGCCGGGACCAGGACCCCGCGGCCGTCCGGGCGGCCACCGAGGTGATCATGGCCCGGATCCTGCGGCTGACCGAGACCGCCCGCGGAGCCGCTTTCGAACCGCTCGACCCGGGGCCCGTCGACGGCTGA